One window from the genome of Desulforamulus ruminis DSM 2154 encodes:
- a CDS encoding DNA topoisomerase 3 yields MKTLIVTEKPSVAKDIAAVLGRFERKDGYLENREHIISWAFGHLVELADPSVYNPAFKKWQLATLPILPDSFQLVEIAGSVKQLRILKRLLHLPEVSQVVNGCDAGREGESIFRRIYRYSECRKPIKRLWLSETTPAAVKAAFNQLRDGRDYDNLAAAAEARGQADWLVGINGTRAFTLRQGTVLSVGRVQTPTLNLMVVREREIKNFKPSPYWEIWAIFQADQGSYRGKWFRGKEDRLENSEVAQALIRQLTGEGLPVQGRVTSLEQKEVKERPPFLFNLNDLQKEGNRKYGFTAQQILDLAQALYEKHKLLTYPRTDSRHLSKAMLGTLPERLAALKKAPSYAPFVPEPLPELSKRYVDDGKITDHHAIIPTAADPTKASLREAEQKIYDLVARRFLSIFYPEARYAVTEVVTEAGREKFKARGRMELAAGWKILWRDNRNPEKNHDPKGEENEDQSLPPLTREEVVEMTHIESQEKQTKPPKRYTEATLLTAMESAGKLVDNKDMAEVLKQAGGIGTPATRAAIIERLIQVGYIRREKKNLLPTDKGETLIDLAPEQLKSVELTADWEEGLRRMEEGRQEPEEWIKGIKEYTRQLVQFARNQEDAGVAEGKKSLGICPVCRRDVTETPRSYGCTGYKEGCKFAIWKEIAGKKITLKQAEDLLTKGKTGVLKGFKGKSGKPFEAALVIGEGGRVEFAFPDRAQNRSGTNPSMGPAILGPCPVCGKGVVESSKGFGCTGYKEGCKFVIWKEIAQKKIGLTLAKELLTQGRTGMLEGFKSKSGKNFEAVLVLNQGKVEFEFTKR; encoded by the coding sequence ATGAAGACACTGATCGTCACTGAAAAACCATCGGTGGCTAAAGATATTGCAGCGGTACTGGGCCGCTTTGAACGAAAGGACGGCTATTTGGAAAATCGGGAGCACATCATCTCCTGGGCCTTTGGTCATCTGGTGGAACTGGCGGATCCGTCGGTTTATAATCCGGCCTTCAAAAAATGGCAGCTAGCCACCTTGCCCATCCTTCCGGATTCTTTTCAACTGGTTGAAATTGCCGGATCGGTCAAACAGCTCAGAATCCTGAAAAGACTCCTCCATTTGCCGGAGGTAAGCCAGGTGGTCAATGGCTGCGACGCCGGCCGGGAAGGAGAGTCCATTTTTCGTCGGATCTACCGGTACAGTGAATGCCGAAAGCCGATTAAAAGACTGTGGTTGTCGGAAACCACCCCGGCGGCGGTGAAAGCCGCCTTCAATCAACTGCGGGACGGTCGGGACTATGACAACCTGGCCGCAGCGGCTGAGGCCAGGGGACAAGCGGACTGGCTGGTAGGCATCAACGGCACCCGGGCTTTCACCCTCCGCCAGGGCACCGTTCTCTCCGTGGGCCGGGTGCAGACACCCACCCTCAATCTGATGGTGGTCCGGGAACGGGAAATTAAGAATTTCAAACCAAGCCCTTATTGGGAAATTTGGGCCATCTTTCAGGCGGATCAGGGAAGCTACAGAGGCAAATGGTTCCGGGGAAAAGAAGACCGGCTGGAGAATTCGGAGGTCGCCCAAGCCCTGATCCGCCAACTCACCGGCGAAGGGCTTCCGGTCCAAGGCCGGGTGACCTCCCTGGAACAAAAAGAAGTCAAAGAGCGGCCCCCCTTTTTATTCAACCTGAACGATCTGCAGAAAGAGGGCAACCGTAAGTATGGCTTCACCGCCCAGCAAATCCTGGACCTGGCCCAAGCTTTGTATGAAAAACACAAACTGCTGACCTATCCCCGGACCGACAGCCGTCATTTATCCAAGGCCATGTTGGGCACCTTACCGGAACGCCTAGCAGCACTGAAAAAGGCGCCCTCGTACGCGCCTTTTGTACCGGAGCCCCTGCCGGAACTCAGCAAGCGCTACGTGGATGACGGCAAGATTACCGATCACCACGCCATCATCCCCACGGCGGCAGACCCCACAAAGGCCTCCCTAAGGGAAGCGGAACAAAAAATTTACGATCTGGTGGCCCGGCGGTTCCTGAGCATCTTCTATCCTGAGGCCCGATATGCCGTCACCGAAGTGGTAACCGAGGCCGGAAGGGAAAAATTTAAAGCCCGGGGCCGGATGGAATTGGCTGCCGGATGGAAAATTCTGTGGCGGGATAATCGGAACCCGGAGAAAAATCATGACCCCAAAGGAGAAGAAAACGAAGACCAAAGCCTGCCTCCCTTGACCCGGGAAGAAGTCGTGGAAATGACCCATATAGAAAGCCAGGAGAAACAAACCAAACCACCCAAACGCTATACCGAAGCCACCCTTCTGACCGCCATGGAGAGTGCCGGTAAGCTGGTTGACAATAAAGATATGGCCGAAGTACTGAAACAGGCCGGAGGCATTGGCACTCCAGCCACCCGTGCGGCCATCATTGAGCGTTTGATCCAAGTGGGGTACATCCGCCGGGAGAAAAAGAACCTGCTGCCAACGGATAAAGGAGAAACCCTCATTGATCTGGCCCCGGAACAACTTAAATCCGTGGAACTCACGGCCGATTGGGAAGAAGGGCTGCGCCGGATGGAAGAAGGCCGGCAGGAACCGGAGGAGTGGATCAAAGGCATCAAAGAATATACCCGGCAACTGGTTCAATTTGCCCGGAACCAGGAAGACGCCGGCGTGGCTGAAGGAAAGAAATCCCTGGGTATCTGCCCGGTCTGTCGGCGGGACGTGACGGAAACACCAAGAAGTTATGGTTGCACCGGGTACAAAGAGGGCTGCAAATTTGCCATCTGGAAAGAAATCGCCGGGAAGAAAATCACCCTCAAACAAGCGGAGGACCTGCTGACAAAAGGAAAAACCGGCGTCCTCAAAGGATTTAAAGGGAAATCGGGAAAGCCCTTTGAAGCCGCCCTGGTGATTGGCGAAGGAGGGAGGGTGGAATTTGCTTTTCCTGATCGTGCCCAAAACAGATCGGGAACGAACCCTTCTATGGGTCCTGCCATTTTAGGCCCATGCCCGGTTTGCGGTAAAGGGGTTGTGGAAAGCAGCAAAGGTTTCGGCTGTACCGGGTACAAAGAGGGCTGCAAATTTGTAATCTGGAAAGAGATTGCCCAAAAGAAAATCGGGCTCACTCTGGCTAAAGAACTTCTGACCCAAGGCCGTACCGGGATGCTGGAAGGGTTTAAAAGCAAGTCCGGAAAAAATTTTGAGGCGGTATTGGTATTAAATCAAGGTAAAGTAGAATTTGAATTTACAAAAAGGTAA